The proteins below are encoded in one region of Streptomyces marianii:
- a CDS encoding metal-sensitive transcriptional regulator, whose translation MELDLAGAELKAVLNRLRRAQGQISGVIRMIEEGRDCEEVVTQLAAASRALDRAGFAIIATGLQQCLTGMEDGSRSGEDRDEMRGRLEKLFLSLA comes from the coding sequence ATGGAGCTTGATCTGGCGGGAGCGGAGCTGAAGGCGGTCCTGAACCGGCTGCGCCGGGCACAGGGCCAGATCTCTGGGGTGATCCGGATGATCGAGGAGGGCAGGGACTGCGAGGAGGTCGTGACCCAGCTGGCGGCCGCGTCCCGCGCGCTGGACCGGGCCGGATTCGCGATCATCGCCACGGGGCTGCAGCAGTGCCTGACCGGGATGGAGGACGGCAGCCGCTCCGGTGAGGATCGCGACGAGATGCGCGGCCGGCTGGAGAAGCTCTTCCTCTCGCTGGCCTGA
- a CDS encoding sulfite exporter TauE/SafE family protein, with the protein MSTLILALIAGAVIGLALGALGGGGSVLAVPALIYLLGFSPASATTASLVIVTATSAAALYAHARDGNAVWKTGTLFAAAGILPAFLAGAVAGRLPAEVLTAAFAVIAALAALRMLRPANSPPPERIRPARAAGAGAGLGAVTGFLGVGGGFLAVPALVGVLGLRMKQAVGTSLLVITVNSLAALTARTGTGGDLRWEVIAPFTGAAVLGAWDGKRLAARITGQALQRAFAFALLGVAAFMLVDVVV; encoded by the coding sequence GTGAGCACCCTGATCCTCGCCCTGATCGCCGGGGCCGTCATCGGCCTGGCCCTCGGCGCCCTCGGCGGCGGTGGCAGCGTGCTCGCGGTCCCCGCACTGATCTACCTGCTGGGGTTCTCGCCCGCGTCGGCGACCACCGCGAGCCTGGTCATCGTCACCGCTACCTCGGCCGCCGCCCTCTACGCCCACGCGAGAGACGGCAACGCCGTATGGAAGACCGGGACGCTGTTCGCGGCCGCGGGCATCCTGCCGGCGTTCCTCGCCGGAGCGGTCGCGGGTCGCCTCCCGGCAGAGGTGCTCACCGCCGCCTTCGCGGTCATCGCCGCGCTGGCCGCCCTGCGCATGCTGCGACCCGCGAACTCCCCGCCGCCGGAGCGGATACGTCCCGCCAGGGCGGCGGGAGCGGGGGCCGGGCTGGGAGCCGTGACGGGCTTCCTCGGCGTCGGTGGCGGGTTCCTCGCCGTCCCGGCTCTGGTGGGGGTCCTCGGTCTGCGGATGAAGCAGGCAGTGGGCACGAGCCTGCTGGTCATCACCGTCAATTCGCTGGCCGCGCTCACCGCGCGGACCGGAACCGGCGGGGACCTGCGCTGGGAGGTGATCGCCCCGTTCACCGGAGCCGCGGTCCTCGGTGCCTGGGACGGGAAGCGCCTCGCCGCGAGGATCACCGGCCAGGCCCTGCAACGGGCCTTCGCCTTCGCCCTGCTGGGGGTGGCGGCCTTCATGCTCGTCGACGTGGTCGTCTGA
- a CDS encoding rhodanese-like domain-containing protein, whose amino-acid sequence MFLFRRSAPRLSVDEARTRTSGDRPEAVLLDVREKPEWQAGHAPGAVHAPLTRLAAGAALPTSAQSRPLVVICRSGHRSQQAAKLLTERGADATDVEGGMDAWAAAGFPVVDHRGNSGSIA is encoded by the coding sequence ATGTTCCTCTTCCGTAGGAGTGCACCGCGCCTGTCCGTGGACGAGGCCCGCACCCGCACCAGTGGGGACCGGCCGGAAGCCGTCCTGCTGGACGTGCGGGAGAAGCCCGAGTGGCAGGCCGGGCACGCCCCGGGTGCCGTGCACGCCCCGCTGACCCGGCTGGCCGCGGGCGCGGCACTGCCCACCTCCGCGCAGAGCCGTCCGCTGGTGGTGATCTGCCGGAGCGGGCACCGCTCGCAGCAGGCCGCGAAGCTCCTGACGGAACGGGGTGCGGACGCGACGGACGTCGAGGGCGGCATGGACGCGTGGGCCGCCGCCGGATTCCCGGTGGTCGACCATCGCGGGAACAGCGGCTCGATAGCGTGA
- a CDS encoding MBL fold metallo-hydrolase: MFFVDTIELEGLGNRSYLAGGERAAVAVDPPRDVDQVLAAAARRGVRISHVVETHLHNDYVTGGLELARITGAAYLVPAGARVSFTRTPVVDGDTVDVDTGLTLTAVATPGHTPHHTAYVLGVEGHPVAAFTGGSLLIGTVGRPDLVEPRLTERLARAQHASAHRLADALPDDTAVLPTHGFGSFCSSAQAEGDATTIGKEKVANTALTADVETFVADLLAGLEDVPAYYAHMGPANAAGPAPVDLTPPAVADPAEIAARLAAGEWVVDLRNRIAFAEGHVAGSFNFEADGKLATYLAWMIPWGKPVTLLADTAGQLAAAQRELVRVGIDRPAAAATGGPGDWLRDGESPASFPRATFAQLAERNGQGGNGIVVLDVRRDSEHAEGRIAGSVHIPIHQLHRRLGEVPDGTVWVHCAGGMRAGIAASVLDAAGRRVVAVDDGFDAAAEAGLTVVTG, encoded by the coding sequence GTGTTCTTCGTTGACACGATCGAGCTCGAGGGCCTGGGCAACCGCAGCTACCTCGCCGGCGGCGAGCGGGCGGCGGTGGCGGTGGACCCACCCCGTGACGTCGACCAGGTGCTCGCCGCCGCCGCCCGGCGGGGAGTGCGCATATCCCATGTGGTGGAGACGCACCTCCACAACGACTACGTCACCGGCGGCCTGGAACTCGCACGCATCACCGGAGCCGCCTATCTCGTGCCGGCCGGTGCGCGGGTCTCGTTCACCCGGACCCCGGTCGTCGACGGCGACACCGTCGACGTCGACACGGGCCTGACCCTGACGGCCGTCGCGACGCCCGGGCACACGCCCCATCACACCGCGTACGTCCTCGGGGTGGAGGGGCACCCGGTCGCCGCCTTCACCGGCGGCTCCCTGCTCATCGGCACGGTGGGCCGTCCGGATCTCGTCGAGCCCCGCCTGACCGAACGGCTGGCCCGCGCCCAGCACGCCTCCGCACACCGCCTCGCCGACGCCCTGCCGGACGACACGGCGGTTCTGCCCACGCACGGGTTCGGCAGCTTCTGCTCGTCCGCGCAGGCCGAAGGCGACGCCACGACCATCGGCAAGGAGAAGGTCGCCAACACGGCTCTCACCGCCGATGTGGAGACCTTCGTCGCCGACCTGCTCGCAGGACTCGAGGACGTGCCCGCCTACTACGCCCACATGGGTCCGGCCAACGCCGCAGGCCCCGCCCCCGTCGACCTGACCCCGCCCGCGGTCGCCGACCCGGCCGAGATCGCCGCACGGCTCGCGGCCGGAGAGTGGGTGGTGGACCTGCGGAACCGGATCGCGTTCGCCGAGGGGCACGTCGCCGGTTCGTTCAACTTCGAAGCGGACGGCAAGCTCGCCACCTACCTCGCCTGGATGATCCCGTGGGGCAAGCCGGTCACCCTGCTCGCCGACACGGCCGGGCAACTGGCCGCCGCTCAGCGGGAACTGGTGCGCGTCGGCATCGACCGCCCGGCCGCCGCCGCGACCGGCGGTCCCGGTGACTGGCTCCGCGACGGCGAGAGCCCCGCGTCCTTCCCCCGTGCCACGTTCGCGCAACTCGCCGAGCGGAACGGGCAGGGCGGGAACGGGATCGTCGTGCTCGACGTGCGCCGCGACTCCGAGCACGCCGAAGGCCGGATAGCGGGATCGGTCCACATCCCGATCCACCAGCTGCACCGCCGCCTCGGTGAGGTGCCCGACGGCACGGTCTGGGTGCACTGCGCCGGCGGCATGCGCGCCGGTATCGCCGCCTCGGTGCTGGACGCCGCCGGACGGCGGGTGGTGGCCGTGGACGACGGCTTCGACGCCGCCGCCGAGGCCGGGCTGACCGTCGTCACCGGCTGA
- a CDS encoding DUF302 domain-containing protein produces the protein MSYERTVTLKAPFEQVQQAVRQALAEQGFGVLTEIDVQATLKARLDHDMERYLILGACNPPLARQALEADRSVGLLLPCNVVVRADGDQVVVEALDPGAMVALTGLDAMAPVAREATRRLDAALSSLNAAGA, from the coding sequence GTGTCCTACGAACGGACCGTGACGCTGAAGGCACCGTTCGAGCAGGTGCAGCAGGCCGTCCGGCAGGCCCTGGCCGAGCAGGGCTTCGGCGTCCTGACCGAGATCGACGTACAGGCGACCCTCAAGGCCAGGCTCGACCACGACATGGAGCGGTACCTGATCCTCGGCGCCTGCAACCCGCCCCTGGCACGCCAGGCCCTGGAGGCCGACCGTTCCGTCGGGCTCCTGCTGCCCTGCAACGTCGTCGTCCGGGCCGACGGCGACCAGGTCGTCGTGGAGGCCCTCGACCCCGGCGCCATGGTCGCCCTCACCGGCCTGGACGCCATGGCACCCGTCGCGCGTGAGGCCACCCGCCGTCTCGACGCGGCCCTCTCCTCCCTCAATGCCGCGGGCGCATGA
- a CDS encoding class I SAM-dependent methyltransferase — MDANAWDERYRASERVWPAEPDRWVVRETSGLSPGRALDLAAGEGRNALWLAGRGWRVDAVDFSPVAVRRIADAADVRQAEVRAEVADVTRYTAEEAAYDLVLLSYLQLPRQDMAGVLEAAGRAARPGGTLLLVGHDVANLTQGTGGPQDPRVLSSLEQVRAAWEPCADVVVAEVARRPVGQEVALDTVVRAVRR, encoded by the coding sequence ATGGACGCGAACGCCTGGGACGAGCGGTACAGGGCGTCGGAACGCGTGTGGCCGGCCGAACCCGACAGGTGGGTGGTCAGGGAGACGTCCGGGCTGTCCCCCGGCCGGGCCCTGGACCTGGCCGCGGGGGAGGGGCGCAACGCCCTGTGGCTGGCCGGCCGCGGCTGGCGCGTGGACGCCGTCGACTTCTCACCGGTCGCCGTCCGGCGTATCGCCGACGCGGCGGACGTGCGGCAGGCGGAGGTGCGGGCCGAGGTCGCCGACGTCACCCGGTACACCGCCGAAGAGGCCGCGTACGACCTGGTCCTCCTGTCCTACCTCCAACTCCCCCGGCAGGACATGGCGGGGGTCCTGGAAGCCGCGGGCAGGGCCGCACGGCCCGGGGGAACGCTGCTCCTGGTCGGCCACGACGTCGCCAACCTCACCCAGGGGACGGGCGGGCCGCAGGATCCGCGGGTGCTCTCCAGCCTGGAGCAGGTCAGGGCGGCGTGGGAACCGTGTGCCGATGTCGTCGTGGCCGAGGTCGCACGCCGCCCGGTGGGGCAGGAGGTGGCACTGGACACGGTGGTCCGCGCCGTCCGCCGGTGA
- a CDS encoding heavy metal translocating P-type ATPase: MSAADIGVVVGAVALIALLAWYFFGSKKSSRAELRGGFQEIGVTVKGSYAPDLIRVRQGVPVRMVFDRQEAGDCTSRVLFPDFRIAASLPAFDTTVVEFTPDRPGRFGFVCGMSMVHGTLLVEPGDGEIPESAAGATEEEPAPLARPEAGAAEREDAEAAARGAEIADLTRRVAVGAVLSLPVVAAVMLHEVFGVDVPRLLLDRWWQFALITPVMFYTGWPIHRTGWLALRNRAAEMNALITLGTSAAYGYSVLVTVAPGLLPAGVREVYYEAVGVILTLILLGRLFEAKAKAGTGQAIRELLNLQAKTARVVRDGAEVEVPVEQVAAGDVVAVRPGEKVPVDGVIVEGRSTLDESMVTGESIPVTKSTGDEVVGATINQTGAFRFRATKVGADTMLAQIVRLVQQAQASRAPIQRIADLVASYFVPVVVFIAIASFTVWFLVGPAPALTFGLVAAVAVLIIACPCALGLATPLSIMVGTGKGAQAGILIRSAEALETAQRLDVVVLDKTGTVTQGRPKLTDVFAAEGTTEDEVLRLVASAEYSSEHPLGQAIVSGATGRGIALARVGEFDSVTGHGITAVVDGRRVLVGKEALLSDQGIDTAALSAEADRLAAEGKTAMYAAADGRPLGLVAVADTVKQDSAAAITELKRLGLEIVMITGDNARTAGTIAAEVGIDRVLAEVLPEHKADEIRRLQEEGKRVGMVGDGINDAPALAQADVGFAIGTGTDVAIEAADITLISGSLGGVVTAVTLSRATMRNIRQNLFLAFVYNTAGIPVAAGVLYPFTGWLLSPMVAAAAMALSSLSVVGNANRLRRFTPSPLPGAPPARAEAEAPAHAAA, encoded by the coding sequence ATGAGCGCCGCGGATATCGGGGTCGTGGTCGGGGCGGTCGCGCTGATCGCGTTGCTGGCCTGGTACTTCTTCGGTTCGAAGAAGTCGAGCCGGGCCGAGCTCAGAGGCGGCTTCCAGGAGATCGGCGTCACGGTCAAGGGCAGCTACGCGCCGGATCTGATCCGGGTCCGTCAAGGCGTACCGGTCCGGATGGTCTTCGACCGGCAGGAGGCGGGGGACTGCACCTCTCGCGTGCTCTTCCCCGACTTCCGGATCGCCGCCTCGCTCCCGGCGTTCGACACGACCGTGGTGGAGTTCACCCCGGACCGGCCGGGACGGTTCGGGTTCGTGTGCGGGATGAGCATGGTGCACGGAACGTTGCTCGTCGAGCCGGGCGACGGTGAGATCCCGGAGTCCGCCGCCGGCGCCACCGAGGAGGAGCCGGCTCCGCTCGCGCGTCCCGAGGCGGGTGCCGCGGAGCGGGAGGATGCCGAGGCGGCCGCGCGGGGTGCGGAGATCGCCGACCTGACGCGGCGTGTCGCCGTCGGGGCAGTGCTGTCGCTGCCGGTCGTGGCGGCCGTCATGCTGCACGAGGTGTTCGGCGTGGACGTGCCCCGCCTGCTGCTCGACCGATGGTGGCAGTTCGCGCTGATCACGCCGGTGATGTTCTACACCGGGTGGCCGATCCACCGCACCGGCTGGCTCGCCCTGCGTAACCGCGCTGCCGAGATGAACGCGCTGATCACGCTGGGCACGTCGGCGGCGTACGGCTACAGCGTGCTGGTCACCGTTGCGCCGGGACTGCTGCCCGCGGGCGTGCGCGAGGTGTACTACGAGGCCGTCGGCGTCATCCTCACCCTGATCCTGCTCGGCCGCCTCTTCGAGGCGAAGGCCAAGGCGGGCACCGGGCAGGCGATCCGCGAACTGCTGAACCTGCAGGCGAAGACCGCCCGGGTGGTGCGGGACGGTGCGGAGGTGGAGGTGCCCGTCGAGCAGGTCGCCGCAGGGGACGTCGTCGCCGTCCGCCCCGGGGAGAAGGTCCCGGTGGACGGGGTGATCGTGGAGGGCCGATCCACGCTGGACGAGTCCATGGTGACGGGTGAGTCGATCCCGGTGACCAAGAGCACGGGCGATGAGGTCGTGGGCGCGACCATCAACCAGACCGGGGCCTTCCGCTTCCGGGCGACCAAGGTCGGCGCGGACACGATGCTCGCCCAGATCGTCAGGCTGGTGCAGCAGGCGCAGGCATCCCGGGCCCCCATCCAGCGGATCGCCGACCTGGTCGCGAGCTACTTCGTACCGGTGGTGGTGTTCATCGCCATCGCCTCGTTCACCGTGTGGTTCCTCGTCGGGCCTGCCCCGGCGCTGACCTTCGGGCTGGTGGCCGCCGTCGCGGTGCTGATCATCGCCTGCCCCTGCGCGCTGGGTCTGGCGACCCCGCTGTCGATCATGGTGGGCACCGGGAAGGGAGCCCAGGCGGGCATCCTGATCCGCTCCGCCGAAGCGCTGGAGACCGCGCAGCGGCTGGACGTGGTCGTGCTGGACAAGACCGGTACGGTCACCCAGGGGCGGCCCAAGCTGACCGACGTCTTCGCCGCCGAGGGCACCACCGAGGACGAGGTGCTGCGCCTGGTCGCCTCGGCCGAGTACTCCTCCGAGCATCCTCTGGGCCAGGCGATCGTCTCCGGCGCCACCGGCCGTGGCATCGCCCTGGCTCGGGTCGGCGAGTTCGACTCGGTGACCGGACACGGCATCACCGCGGTCGTCGACGGCCGCCGGGTGCTGGTGGGCAAGGAAGCGCTCCTGTCCGACCAGGGCATCGACACAGCAGCTTTGTCGGCGGAGGCGGACCGCTTGGCCGCAGAGGGCAAGACGGCCATGTACGCCGCCGCCGACGGCCGGCCGCTCGGCCTGGTCGCCGTCGCTGACACGGTCAAGCAGGACTCGGCCGCCGCCATCACCGAGCTGAAGCGGCTCGGCCTGGAGATCGTGATGATCACCGGGGACAACGCGCGGACCGCCGGGACCATCGCGGCCGAGGTCGGCATCGACCGGGTGCTGGCCGAGGTGCTGCCCGAGCACAAGGCGGACGAGATCCGCCGCCTCCAGGAGGAGGGCAAGCGCGTCGGCATGGTGGGCGACGGCATCAACGACGCCCCGGCGCTCGCCCAGGCAGACGTCGGCTTCGCCATCGGCACCGGCACCGATGTCGCCATCGAGGCGGCGGACATCACGCTGATCTCCGGGTCGCTGGGCGGCGTGGTCACCGCGGTGACGCTGAGCCGGGCCACGATGCGCAACATCCGCCAGAACCTGTTCCTCGCGTTCGTCTACAACACCGCGGGCATCCCCGTCGCGGCCGGTGTGCTCTACCCGTTCACCGGCTGGTTGCTCAGCCCGATGGTCGCGGCCGCGGCGATGGCGCTGTCCTCGCTCTCGGTGGTGGGCAACGCCAACCGGCTGCGCCGGTTCACCCCCAGCCCGCTGCCCGGCGCCCCGCCCGCACGGGCCGAGGCCGAGGCGCCGGCCCACGCGGCCGCATGA